A window of Fimbriimonadaceae bacterium contains these coding sequences:
- a CDS encoding PH domain-containing protein, whose protein sequence is MSETPSGPRSIHPAIQGVWRFSAATTSVFLVAGAALFEGLVLMPIHGWPFRVPVVLPGVFVALGILSQWMVRRQWQRWTYEVREHDLVLSWGVIWQTRRVVARDRIQHLDINSGPLDRRFGLVQVVVYVAGGSVGAIPGLTPQEAELLRSVLLAGRGDDV, encoded by the coding sequence ATGAGTGAAACTCCCAGCGGACCCCGGTCGATCCATCCTGCGATTCAAGGCGTCTGGAGGTTCTCCGCGGCGACCACCAGTGTGTTCCTCGTCGCGGGCGCCGCCCTTTTCGAGGGTCTGGTCTTGATGCCGATCCATGGGTGGCCCTTTCGGGTACCCGTCGTGCTCCCGGGCGTCTTTGTGGCGCTCGGCATCCTCTCGCAGTGGATGGTTCGGAGGCAGTGGCAGCGATGGACCTACGAGGTGCGCGAACACGACTTGGTGCTCTCGTGGGGAGTGATCTGGCAAACGCGCCGCGTGGTCGCTCGCGACCGGATTCAGCACCTCGACATCAACTCGGGGCCGCTCGATCGTCGCTTTGGGCTCGTCCAAGTCGTCGTCTACGTCGCTGGGGGGTCCGTTGGCGCCATTCCAGGCTTAACCCCCCAAGAAGCGGAGTTGCTGCGATCCGTTCTCCTGGCCGGACGCGGGGACGACGTGTGA
- a CDS encoding PH domain-containing protein: MRRLHGATMLVEAIEFLRRFLFTVIVVLAAGSRREGMGEIVIAGVGALTVAVSVFRYATTRYGFEGAAFVVTSGLVWKQNRTIPLARIQNVNVQRNVLHRILGVSQVDIQTASGSAAEASLKVLSEADAQELKHALLGQTPGPAFEVRETPPSLFQVELRDLMLAGAFQNRSLYLVFAVLGLMQGPELMGFVRRASGPATHLARSLGVGALVLAGFLLLLVGWFLAIAGTVTKYYGFHIARHEKGLKVGFGLLTQIEHVIPLRRVQYVRVVQPWLYRLLGLCEMDVATAGSFGKEEGGGTTKLAPVVREENAGRLGRHVFADLPLGEVEWSGVSPLTIRRGFLAIFWPCLLGTGLLARTLGPWMGALLPVFLALGWIYARKRHAALGYAIRERFLCVRGGVLKRSIVFIPLERVQYVEAGSSPFQRALGLATLRVRTASSFATPDAVIPDLPAPVAHRLQDEIVKGARVSGL; this comes from the coding sequence ATGCGGCGGTTGCATGGGGCCACGATGCTGGTGGAGGCGATCGAGTTCCTCCGCCGCTTCCTCTTTACCGTGATCGTCGTGCTGGCCGCGGGATCCAGGCGCGAGGGCATGGGTGAGATCGTGATCGCGGGCGTGGGTGCGCTCACCGTCGCCGTGTCCGTCTTCCGGTACGCGACGACCCGCTACGGATTCGAGGGAGCGGCGTTTGTCGTCACCTCCGGGCTCGTGTGGAAGCAGAACCGAACGATCCCGCTTGCCCGCATCCAAAACGTGAACGTCCAGCGCAACGTGCTTCACAGGATCCTCGGAGTCAGCCAGGTCGACATCCAAACGGCGAGCGGCTCGGCTGCCGAAGCCAGCCTCAAGGTGCTTTCCGAGGCCGACGCCCAAGAGCTGAAGCATGCTCTGCTCGGCCAAACGCCCGGTCCGGCGTTCGAGGTTCGGGAGACTCCGCCCTCGCTCTTTCAGGTCGAACTGCGCGATCTCATGTTGGCGGGTGCGTTTCAAAATCGGTCGTTGTACTTGGTGTTCGCGGTGCTCGGGTTGATGCAGGGGCCCGAGCTGATGGGCTTCGTGCGCCGCGCCTCGGGCCCCGCAACCCACCTTGCCCGCAGCTTGGGAGTCGGCGCCTTGGTGCTCGCCGGCTTTCTGCTGCTTCTCGTCGGGTGGTTCCTCGCCATCGCGGGCACCGTGACGAAGTACTACGGCTTCCACATCGCGCGCCACGAGAAGGGGCTCAAGGTGGGTTTCGGGCTCCTCACCCAGATCGAGCACGTCATTCCGCTGCGCCGAGTGCAGTATGTGAGGGTCGTGCAGCCCTGGCTCTATCGGCTCCTCGGTCTGTGCGAAATGGATGTGGCGACCGCGGGTTCGTTCGGCAAGGAGGAGGGTGGGGGCACGACCAAGCTCGCGCCGGTCGTGCGCGAAGAGAACGCGGGGCGCCTGGGTCGGCACGTGTTCGCCGACCTTCCCTTGGGGGAGGTGGAGTGGTCGGGTGTCAGCCCGCTCACCATTCGACGCGGGTTTCTCGCCATTTTCTGGCCGTGTCTGCTTGGAACGGGGCTGTTGGCTAGGACGCTCGGCCCGTGGATGGGCGCCCTGCTCCCCGTGTTCCTCGCGCTGGGCTGGATCTATGCCAGGAAACGGCATGCCGCACTGGGCTACGCCATCCGGGAACGGTTTCTCTGCGTGCGAGGCGGCGTCCTCAAGCGCTCGATCGTGTTCATCCCTCTCGAGCGCGTCCAGTACGTCGAGGCCGGGTCGAGCCCCTTTCAACGGGCGCTGGGGTTGGCGACGTTGCGCGTGCGTACGGCTTCCTCGTTTGCGACCCCCGACGCCGTCATCCCCGATCTCCCGGCACCCGTCGCGCACCGGCTTCAGGACGAGATCGTGAAAGGGGCGCGCGTCTCAGGGCTCTAG
- the argC gene encoding N-acetyl-gamma-glutamyl-phosphate reductase has product MIRVAVVGATGYGGAEAVRLLAAHPGAEVVAVTSARLEGTPLRDACPWLDTDLVLSRFEAASLPGDVALLCQESGFAMEHAHQLLERMRVIDFSADFRLRDRADYPRWYGREHSSPEVEAVYGLPELESRDAIARAALVANPGCYPTAALLALVPLERAGLIDGTPVVDAKSGVSGAGRSRTETDYLLGELEGGFKAYGVTGHRHTPEIEQGLGRPVRFTPHLLPFARGIHATCHVPLRQGADREDVLTAWAKTYAEAPFVRIREEGWPSTKEVRGTNACVLAAAFDGRTGHAVVVSVLDNLVKGAAGQAVQNLNVMFGLDEATGLTVHGVWP; this is encoded by the coding sequence ATGATACGTGTTGCGGTCGTGGGGGCAACGGGTTATGGAGGCGCCGAGGCGGTGCGGCTGTTGGCGGCGCACCCCGGTGCCGAGGTCGTCGCGGTCACCTCCGCCCGGTTGGAGGGCACACCCCTCCGGGATGCGTGCCCCTGGTTGGACACCGACCTGGTTCTCTCCCGCTTCGAAGCCGCCTCGCTGCCGGGCGATGTGGCGTTGCTTTGCCAAGAATCGGGATTTGCCATGGAGCATGCCCACCAGCTCTTGGAGCGGATGCGGGTGATCGACTTCTCGGCGGACTTCCGTTTGCGGGACCGCGCGGATTATCCGCGCTGGTACGGACGGGAGCATTCGTCCCCGGAGGTGGAAGCGGTGTACGGATTGCCTGAGCTCGAGTCTCGGGACGCGATCGCTCGTGCGGCGCTGGTCGCAAACCCGGGCTGCTATCCGACGGCGGCACTGCTGGCCCTTGTTCCGCTCGAGCGGGCGGGATTGATCGACGGAACGCCCGTCGTCGACGCCAAATCCGGCGTGTCCGGCGCAGGGCGTTCGCGCACGGAGACCGACTATCTGCTCGGCGAACTCGAGGGGGGATTCAAGGCGTACGGGGTGACGGGCCACCGCCACACCCCCGAGATCGAGCAGGGCCTGGGCCGTCCCGTGCGCTTCACGCCCCACCTCCTGCCATTCGCACGCGGGATCCACGCGACGTGCCACGTTCCGCTCCGTCAGGGAGCGGACCGTGAGGACGTCCTGACGGCTTGGGCGAAAACCTATGCCGAAGCGCCGTTCGTGCGCATTCGCGAAGAGGGATGGCCTTCGACCAAGGAGGTGCGCGGCACCAATGCGTGCGTTCTGGCCGCCGCGTTCGACGGGAGGACGGGCCACGCGGTCGTTGTCTCGGTCCTCGACAACCTGGTGAAGGGTGCCGCGGGTCAGGCCGTGCAGAATCTCAACGTGATGTTTGGGCTGGACGAGGCGACAGGGTTGACCGTTCACGGAGTGTGGCCATGA
- the argJ gene encoding bifunctional glutamate N-acetyltransferase/amino-acid acetyltransferase ArgJ, whose amino-acid sequence MTPTGFRFAGVRCGLKNKRRDLGLIVSDRPAAVAGVFTQNLVRAACIDFTRAVVGTGSLRAVVVNSGNANCATGEQGVRDTARMAELAAGALGLGDGDVAVAHTGVIGHLIDMAKVQRGVEDAADALSEDPKPFLEAILTTDLVEKQAEREVGGARFLGAGKGSGMIAPNMATMLAFVATDAVAAPDVLDRALRAAVDASFHCLTVDGDTSTNDMVLVLANGASGVELDEEALVEALTDLCVDLAKQIARDGEGATKLLEIRVTGSDDPRRAALAIANSPLVKTAMFGCDPNWGRIMAAAGRSGARFDPAQATLVIASQGEEHLLFENGTPSSFDPKRASTALKSDHVVIALDLGPGETATMYTCDFGYGYVRINAEYHT is encoded by the coding sequence ATGACGCCCACAGGCTTTCGGTTCGCAGGGGTCCGTTGCGGATTAAAGAACAAGCGGCGCGATTTGGGACTGATCGTCAGCGATCGACCCGCGGCCGTGGCGGGGGTGTTCACGCAGAATCTCGTGCGGGCGGCCTGCATCGATTTCACCCGCGCGGTCGTGGGCACGGGCTCCCTTCGGGCGGTCGTCGTGAACAGCGGCAACGCGAACTGCGCCACGGGCGAGCAAGGGGTGCGCGACACGGCTCGCATGGCCGAATTGGCGGCCGGCGCCCTGGGACTCGGAGACGGAGATGTGGCGGTGGCCCACACCGGGGTGATCGGCCATCTGATCGACATGGCGAAGGTCCAGCGCGGCGTCGAGGACGCGGCCGATGCCTTGAGCGAGGACCCCAAGCCCTTTCTCGAGGCCATCCTTACCACCGACCTGGTCGAGAAGCAAGCCGAGCGCGAGGTGGGCGGCGCGAGGTTCCTCGGTGCGGGCAAGGGAAGCGGGATGATCGCGCCCAACATGGCCACGATGCTGGCGTTCGTGGCGACCGACGCCGTGGCCGCACCGGACGTCCTCGACCGCGCCCTGCGCGCGGCCGTGGACGCGAGTTTCCACTGCCTGACCGTCGACGGAGACACGAGCACGAACGACATGGTGTTGGTGCTTGCCAATGGGGCGAGCGGGGTGGAGCTGGACGAGGAGGCGTTGGTCGAGGCCCTCACGGACCTGTGCGTGGATCTGGCCAAACAGATCGCCCGCGACGGCGAGGGTGCGACGAAGTTGCTGGAGATTCGGGTGACCGGATCCGACGACCCGCGCCGGGCGGCGCTGGCGATCGCGAACTCGCCCCTGGTCAAGACCGCCATGTTCGGCTGCGATCCGAACTGGGGCCGGATCATGGCGGCGGCGGGGCGGTCGGGTGCGCGGTTCGATCCGGCCCAGGCCACGCTCGTGATCGCCTCCCAGGGTGAGGAACACCTCCTGTTCGAGAACGGGACCCCCTCCTCCTTCGACCCGAAGCGCGCCTCGACGGCCCTCAAGAGCGACCACGTGGTGATCGCTTTGGACCTGGGGCCAGGCGAGACCGCGACGATGTACACGTGCGACTTCGGCTACGGTTACGTCCGCATCAACGCGGAGTACCACACTTGA
- a CDS encoding SRPBCC domain-containing protein: MKYNLKPDFPIDNATSKKETGKTLDEWFAEFDAMDGLKKGRRALSVYLNEAGVDPWWCNTISVEYEAARDVRKKDGLLEGYFICATKTIGAPLADTYRKFTSPEGLAAWMGEGTRAEIKDGGSLTGPDGEKATLTRVRENKDLRLSFEHPDFTAPSVIDVQFHDKAGKKTMVYILHQRLQTKAEADGVREAWGEACDRLKKLIEG, translated from the coding sequence GTGAAATACAACCTGAAGCCAGACTTCCCTATCGACAACGCAACGTCCAAGAAGGAGACCGGCAAGACCCTCGACGAGTGGTTCGCGGAGTTCGACGCCATGGACGGTCTGAAGAAAGGGCGACGCGCACTCAGCGTCTATCTGAACGAGGCCGGCGTGGATCCGTGGTGGTGCAACACGATCTCCGTCGAATACGAGGCGGCGCGCGACGTGCGGAAGAAGGACGGGCTCCTCGAGGGCTACTTCATCTGCGCGACCAAGACCATTGGGGCGCCCCTCGCCGACACGTACCGCAAGTTCACCTCCCCCGAGGGGCTCGCCGCCTGGATGGGTGAAGGCACCCGCGCGGAGATCAAAGACGGCGGGTCGCTGACCGGCCCGGACGGCGAGAAGGCCACCCTCACCCGCGTGCGCGAAAACAAGGACCTGCGCCTCTCGTTCGAACACCCGGATTTCACGGCGCCCAGCGTGATCGACGTGCAGTTTCACGACAAGGCCGGCAAGAAAACGATGGTCTACATCCTCCACCAGCGGCTTCAGACCAAAGCCGAAGCCGATGGAGTGCGGGAAGCGTGGGGCGAGGCCTGCGACCGCCTCAAGAAGCTGATCGAGGGCTAG
- a CDS encoding DUF1579 domain-containing protein, with translation MTRWTLAATLLLVCALANSQVPDMGPAPELKKFEWMVGNWSGTMKMSMEGMEMEGKMTHHAEWSGPFLRGTSKWEMEGFTMNEEFFMGWDPEKGKYSSYTFTNLAPTPRIEWGVAQGDTVVFTSEPWKTDPNGEATVSRASMTKLSDTELKFVLEFKAGDDWVKAGEAIFKKQ, from the coding sequence ATGACTCGATGGACTCTCGCAGCAACGCTGCTGCTCGTATGCGCTCTCGCCAACTCCCAGGTACCCGACATGGGTCCCGCACCCGAACTCAAGAAGTTTGAGTGGATGGTCGGCAACTGGTCCGGCACGATGAAGATGTCGATGGAAGGCATGGAGATGGAGGGCAAAATGACCCACCATGCCGAGTGGAGCGGCCCGTTCCTCCGAGGCACCAGCAAGTGGGAGATGGAGGGCTTCACCATGAACGAGGAGTTCTTCATGGGTTGGGACCCCGAGAAAGGCAAGTACAGCTCCTACACGTTTACGAACCTGGCCCCGACGCCGCGCATCGAATGGGGCGTGGCGCAAGGCGACACGGTGGTGTTCACCAGCGAACCGTGGAAAACCGATCCCAACGGGGAGGCCACGGTGAGCCGTGCCTCGATGACCAAATTGTCCGACACAGAGCTCAAGTTCGTCCTCGAATTCAAAGCGGGGGACGATTGGGTCAAGGCTGGAGAGGCGATCTTCAAGAAGCAGTGA
- a CDS encoding DinB family protein, which translates to MAPNPTAELFRQLASGVDIPAPGKLLSRIKPEDAARVLPGMPYSLLTNLAHMHFWQDLWLKKIRREKLPRFLEGDWRIPEASEFPDLRAAFLSGFDEACGLANSGPEPEIAKTLVAIAIHDAYHLGQINLIKRSLRLVARTR; encoded by the coding sequence ATGGCCCCAAATCCCACCGCGGAGCTCTTCCGCCAGCTCGCTTCCGGAGTGGACATTCCGGCCCCCGGGAAGCTGCTCAGCCGCATCAAGCCCGAGGACGCGGCGCGCGTGTTGCCGGGGATGCCCTACTCGCTTCTCACGAACCTCGCCCACATGCACTTCTGGCAGGACCTCTGGCTCAAGAAGATCCGGCGCGAAAAACTTCCCCGTTTCCTCGAGGGCGACTGGCGCATTCCCGAGGCCTCGGAGTTCCCTGATCTGCGTGCGGCGTTCCTGTCCGGATTTGACGAGGCGTGCGGCCTCGCCAATTCCGGGCCGGAGCCGGAGATCGCCAAAACCCTGGTTGCGATCGCGATCCACGATGCCTACCACCTCGGCCAGATCAATCTGATCAAGCGGTCGTTGCGTCTCGTCGCCCGCACCAGGTAG
- a CDS encoding bifunctional 5,10-methylenetetrahydrofolate dehydrogenase/5,10-methenyltetrahydrofolate cyclohydrolase: MSAQILDGLELSKIVREEVRVRTEALRARGVVPRLEAVVAAQDPASLAYVRMKRKWCEKAGIESGVFEADASTTQEALMAHIAALNADPAVHGVLIQHPLPPHLDEPKALEALGPEKDVDGITSQSAGRLVCDLPGFRCATPMGIMRILDHYKIPLEGRHAVVVGRSVILGKPAALMLLQKHATVTIAHSRTQDLPALCRTADVLVAAVGRAEMIRGEWLKPGAVVIDAGYNKVEGRQGDVGDVHFESASEVASWITPVPGGVGPMTVASLLANTIEAAELVGMSLATC; this comes from the coding sequence GTGAGCGCTCAGATTCTCGATGGGTTGGAGTTATCGAAGATCGTTCGCGAGGAGGTGCGCGTCCGCACCGAAGCCCTGCGCGCCCGAGGCGTGGTGCCGCGTCTCGAGGCGGTCGTGGCCGCCCAGGACCCGGCCAGCCTCGCGTACGTACGCATGAAACGGAAGTGGTGCGAGAAGGCAGGCATCGAGTCCGGCGTGTTCGAAGCGGACGCCTCCACGACGCAGGAGGCCTTGATGGCCCACATCGCCGCCCTGAACGCCGATCCCGCGGTACACGGCGTGCTGATCCAACACCCGCTGCCCCCGCACCTGGACGAGCCGAAGGCCCTCGAAGCTCTGGGTCCCGAGAAAGACGTGGACGGCATCACCTCGCAATCCGCGGGAAGGCTTGTGTGCGACCTGCCGGGATTTCGCTGCGCAACCCCCATGGGCATCATGCGGATCCTCGACCATTACAAGATTCCGCTCGAAGGACGGCACGCCGTGGTGGTCGGGCGCAGCGTGATCCTCGGCAAGCCGGCAGCCCTCATGCTGTTGCAGAAACATGCGACCGTCACGATCGCCCACTCGCGCACCCAGGACCTTCCCGCCTTGTGCCGGACCGCAGACGTCCTGGTCGCGGCCGTAGGGCGCGCCGAGATGATCCGCGGCGAATGGCTCAAACCCGGTGCGGTGGTGATCGATGCGGGCTACAACAAGGTCGAGGGGCGCCAAGGAGACGTGGGCGATGTCCACTTCGAAAGCGCGTCGGAGGTCGCCTCCTGGATCACCCCCGTCCCCGGCGGGGTTGGGCCTATGACCGTCGCCAGCCTCTTGGCGAACACGATCGAGGCGGCGGAACTCGTTGGCATGTCCCTGGCGACCTGCTAA
- the nusB gene encoding transcription antitermination factor NusB, whose translation MRGSSRRPAREAILRALYEIEVGHTPTDAAIEDTLEHAELEPELAEFARAAIKGVLAHLNALDGALAQSLRDWDLSRVATVDRNILRLAAYELFHCPPIPPAVTINEAVDLAKKYSTAESGRFVNGVLGNLLERTPKHEWDPASAPPDERVGAAAPEPEPEVETVTEDSEEAQELARAGLWTVRKEETPQ comes from the coding sequence ATGCGGGGTAGCTCGCGACGACCGGCCCGCGAAGCGATCCTCCGGGCCCTTTACGAAATCGAAGTTGGCCACACCCCGACCGATGCCGCGATCGAGGACACCCTGGAGCATGCCGAGCTCGAGCCGGAGCTCGCCGAGTTCGCCCGGGCCGCCATCAAGGGCGTGCTGGCGCACCTGAACGCGCTCGACGGCGCCCTCGCGCAGAGTCTGAGGGATTGGGACCTTTCGCGCGTCGCGACGGTCGATCGCAACATCCTGCGCCTCGCCGCGTACGAGTTGTTCCACTGCCCCCCGATCCCTCCCGCCGTGACGATCAACGAGGCCGTGGACCTCGCGAAGAAGTACAGCACGGCGGAGAGCGGCCGATTTGTGAACGGAGTGCTCGGGAACCTTCTGGAACGGACCCCCAAGCACGAGTGGGACCCCGCGAGCGCGCCCCCGGACGAACGGGTGGGAGCGGCGGCGCCCGAGCCTGAACCGGAAGTGGAGACCGTCACCGAGGATTCAGAGGAGGCCCAGGAGTTGGCGCGGGCCGGGTTGTGGACGGTGAGGAAGGAGGAGACGCCCCAGTGA
- a CDS encoding acetyl-CoA carboxylase biotin carboxylase subunit — MFRKVLIANRGEIACRVIRACRELGVRSVAIYSEADRESLHVKIADETICVGAGSNGDSYLSLGNVLMATQISGAEAVHPGYGYFSERASFAEALESLGVTFIGPPVSAIEAMGDKASAKKAAIESGCPVVPGSAGAVPSDSEALKVADSIGYPVLLKAVAGGGGRGIRRVNSPDELSALWKTAQAEAQASFGSGEMLVEKCVLNPRHVEIQVLGDAHGNMIHLGERECSVQNLRHQKLLEEAPYAEMPADLRRRMGEAAVKVAWSVGYQNAGTVEFLVDADFNFYFLEMNTRLQVEHPVTEEVTGIDLVQLMLRVASGEKLPIRQEEVSLSGHAIEARITAQDPDNDFAPSTGLITMWRAPGGRGVRMDTHCYAGFSVSPFYDPMLAKLIVVANSRPEAVAKLQGALHEFEVEGIQTNIPFLRRLVEHPDFVSGDLNTSFVPKFLAEKVHAG; from the coding sequence ATGTTCCGCAAAGTGCTGATCGCCAACCGTGGGGAGATCGCCTGCCGAGTCATTCGCGCGTGCCGCGAACTCGGCGTGCGCAGCGTCGCGATCTACTCGGAGGCCGATCGCGAGAGCCTGCACGTCAAGATCGCGGACGAGACGATTTGCGTGGGCGCCGGGAGCAACGGCGACAGCTACCTCAGTCTTGGGAACGTGCTGATGGCCACCCAGATCTCGGGGGCCGAGGCCGTCCACCCGGGCTACGGCTACTTCAGCGAGCGGGCGAGCTTCGCGGAGGCGCTCGAGTCGTTGGGCGTCACCTTCATCGGGCCGCCGGTGTCCGCCATCGAGGCGATGGGCGACAAGGCCAGCGCCAAGAAGGCGGCGATCGAGTCGGGCTGCCCCGTCGTGCCCGGGTCCGCAGGCGCCGTGCCGAGCGATTCCGAAGCGCTTAAGGTCGCCGACAGCATCGGCTATCCCGTGCTGCTCAAAGCCGTGGCGGGCGGCGGGGGCCGAGGAATCCGCCGCGTGAACTCCCCGGACGAGCTGTCCGCGCTGTGGAAGACCGCCCAAGCGGAAGCGCAAGCGAGCTTCGGGAGCGGCGAGATGCTGGTCGAGAAGTGCGTGCTCAACCCGCGCCACGTCGAGATCCAGGTGCTGGGCGATGCGCACGGCAACATGATCCACCTCGGCGAGCGCGAGTGCTCCGTCCAGAATCTGCGCCACCAGAAGCTGCTCGAAGAGGCTCCCTACGCAGAAATGCCCGCCGACCTTCGGCGCCGCATGGGAGAGGCCGCCGTCAAGGTGGCCTGGTCCGTCGGCTATCAGAACGCAGGCACCGTCGAGTTCTTGGTCGACGCCGACTTCAACTTCTACTTCCTCGAGATGAACACCCGGCTGCAGGTCGAGCATCCCGTCACGGAGGAGGTGACCGGAATCGACCTCGTGCAACTGATGCTCCGGGTCGCGTCGGGCGAGAAGCTCCCAATCCGCCAAGAGGAGGTGTCGCTGTCGGGGCACGCCATCGAGGCGAGAATCACCGCCCAGGACCCCGACAACGACTTTGCGCCCAGCACCGGCCTGATCACGATGTGGCGCGCTCCGGGCGGGCGCGGCGTCCGGATGGACACGCACTGCTACGCGGGCTTTTCGGTGAGTCCGTTTTACGACCCCATGCTCGCCAAACTGATCGTCGTGGCCAATTCGCGCCCAGAAGCGGTCGCCAAGCTCCAAGGCGCCCTGCACGAGTTCGAGGTCGAGGGCATCCAAACCAACATCCCGTTCCTCCGCCGGCTCGTCGAACACCCCGACTTCGTCTCGGGAGATCTCAATACGTCCTTCGTTCCCAAGTTTCTTGCGGAGAAGGTCCATGCGGGGTAG
- a CDS encoding type II secretion system GspH family protein: MRRAGFTLVSTMITLVIILGLAVFFLRGTGAGSSRADGLGKTVPGAVRAKALDSECQNQLSQIRQSMTIFTNMGEDPNPESLAQLKLGSSFERCPVGKEPYVYDPATGKVRCAHPGHGGF, translated from the coding sequence GTGAGACGCGCCGGCTTCACCCTCGTCTCGACGATGATCACGCTGGTGATCATCCTGGGGCTGGCCGTGTTCTTCTTGCGGGGCACCGGCGCGGGTTCTTCTCGGGCGGACGGCCTGGGAAAAACCGTTCCGGGAGCCGTCCGCGCCAAGGCGTTGGACAGTGAGTGCCAGAACCAGCTCTCCCAAATCCGACAGTCCATGACGATCTTCACCAACATGGGCGAAGACCCCAACCCCGAATCGCTTGCGCAGCTCAAGCTGGGAAGCTCCTTCGAGCGCTGCCCGGTCGGAAAGGAGCCCTACGTCTACGATCCGGCCACCGGCAAGGTTCGCTGCGCGCACCCCGGCCACGGAGGATTCTGA
- a CDS encoding chemotaxis protein CheD, with product MNAVTSIVTMAEIETYRGSARFSCLGLGSCIALCMLDPESHVCGMAHILLPTSFHSGEPEKAGRYADLAVPMLVQMLERIGGARDRLVAAYAGGAQVFNISGASMCLDIGARNAAEVARQLDELGIRCLGHEVGGSLGRTVTFDSETGEVRVRTVTQGDRVLCRLRGTTR from the coding sequence ATGAACGCGGTGACGTCGATCGTGACGATGGCGGAGATCGAGACCTACCGCGGTTCGGCCCGCTTCAGCTGCCTGGGATTGGGAAGCTGCATCGCCCTGTGCATGCTGGATCCGGAAAGCCACGTGTGCGGGATGGCGCACATCTTGTTGCCCACGTCCTTTCATTCGGGCGAGCCGGAAAAAGCTGGGCGCTACGCGGATCTCGCCGTGCCGATGCTCGTGCAGATGCTCGAGCGAATCGGAGGGGCGCGCGACCGCTTGGTGGCCGCCTACGCCGGCGGAGCGCAGGTTTTCAACATCAGCGGAGCGTCCATGTGCCTCGACATCGGCGCCCGCAACGCCGCCGAGGTGGCACGTCAGTTGGACGAACTGGGCATTCGTTGCCTGGGACATGAGGTCGGCGGATCGCTGGGACGAACCGTGACCTTCGATTCGGAAACAGGTGAAGTCAGAGTCCGCACGGTGACGCAGGGCGACCGCGTGCTCTGCCGATTGAGAGGAACGACACGATGA
- a CDS encoding HDOD domain-containing protein has product MSTTSLSIEEIVDKTTDLPSIPAAALAVIREAESETGSANSVAHHIAQDQALAARVLRLSNSAFYGLSGEVTDLQESVVVLGMRCVRNLAMVASTYPWMIRPLKGYCLGPKEMWTHSFGVAIAAQEITKMTRTGDPDMAFTAGLLHNLGKVALSIWLENKVPMLIAIANQEDLTFNEVERKVLGYDHAEVGEFLGQRWNLPKQIRAAIRYHHEPSAATPHNPIVDSVHVGDFLTMSMGFGLGGDGLRYDYDPEAWTRLNLEPENMDQIADRFVTSYQEYEKLFEVMNQAA; this is encoded by the coding sequence ATGAGTACAACCTCGTTGAGCATTGAAGAGATCGTCGACAAGACGACCGATCTCCCATCGATCCCCGCCGCCGCACTCGCGGTGATCCGGGAAGCCGAGTCGGAAACGGGCTCGGCGAACTCGGTGGCGCACCACATCGCGCAGGACCAGGCGTTGGCGGCCCGGGTTCTGCGGCTCTCGAACAGCGCGTTCTACGGGCTTTCGGGCGAGGTGACCGACTTGCAGGAGTCCGTCGTGGTGCTCGGCATGCGCTGTGTCCGCAACCTGGCCATGGTCGCCTCGACCTATCCTTGGATGATCCGTCCGCTGAAGGGTTACTGCCTGGGCCCAAAGGAGATGTGGACGCACTCGTTCGGCGTCGCGATCGCCGCCCAGGAGATCACCAAGATGACGAGGACCGGGGACCCGGACATGGCGTTCACGGCGGGGCTGCTGCACAACCTCGGCAAGGTCGCGCTCAGCATCTGGCTCGAGAACAAGGTGCCGATGCTGATCGCCATCGCGAACCAGGAGGATCTCACGTTCAACGAGGTCGAGCGCAAGGTGCTGGGATACGACCACGCGGAGGTCGGCGAGTTCCTGGGTCAGCGCTGGAACCTGCCGAAACAGATCCGTGCGGCGATCCGCTACCACCACGAACCAAGCGCGGCCACTCCCCACAATCCCATCGTCGACAGCGTCCACGTTGGCGACTTCCTGACCATGAGCATGGGTTTCGGCCTCGGCGGCGATGGACTTCGTTACGACTACGATCCCGAGGCGTGGACGCGGCTCAACCTCGAGCCCGAGAACATGGACCAGATCGCCGATCGCTTTGTGACCTCGTACCAGGAGTACGAGAAGCTGTTCGAGGTCATGAACCAGGCGGCGTGA